From the Desulfuromonas thiophila genome, the window GGCGACACGTTTGCCCGCCAGATCTTCAAATCGGGCCGGAGGCCGGTGGCGCTTGCGGGTCAGAATGCCCAGCGGGGGCTGGGCGATCGCCGTGGTGAACAGCCCGAGTTCGCTGTTGGCCGCGGTACCCACAACCGGTTGCAGAATATCGATCTCTCCGGCCTGGAACATCTGCAGCAGTTCCGACCAACTCAGTCCGTTGATGTAACGAAATCGCAGGCCGGTCATCTGCTCGACCAGTTTGAGCACCTCAATGGCGAAGCCGCAAGGCTCCCCTCGCAGGGTGAAGTCGAACGGTGGCCAGTCCATTTCGTTGGTTACCGTAATGACCGGATGTTGCTCCACCGCCTGCGCCTGTTGCGCATTTAAGGGCAGCGGTGCCGCGCGCTGTACCGTCGAAGCCGGCAGCTGTGCAGCGCTGGCTGCGATCAGGTTGCCGTTTTCCTGGTAGAGATAGACGGTGCTGCCGTCATTGACGAGTTTTCCCAGTTCGCGTGACAGCGACGACAGGGCGATATCGACGGCCAGCACGGCATCGGTGCCGGCAATGCGGGTCGAGTAGGTTTGACCCGGGGCCTGCAGATGCTGAAACAGGTAGGGCGGCGTTTTGTGAACACGGTGCTCGACCGCGTTGGTGAACCAGGGACGCTTGTGCGGTTGATAGGTGCTGGCTTCGCGCCGGCTGGTACGCAGTTGGAACTGTTCGTCGTAATAGCTGAAAACCCGTTGGCGTTGCCGGCCATCATCCTCAATGCTGATGGTGACCCAGCGATCCTGCGGCAGAGCATCAAGCTGATAACGGATGGGCGCACCGGCATTGAGGTTGACCAACTCGAAAAAATTTCCGTTCTCAAGGCCGATATAGATGGCGTAAACAAGGGCATCGTGTTGCAGTGTGGCAGCAAAAACCTGCCGGGCGACGGGCCCGATGGTCCCATGTTCCACCAACCCCGGGTAGTTGCACAGCAGCTGGGCAACCTCCAGGGCTCGCCGGTCGAGTTGAACCAGGGCTTCACTGGCACGTAGCGCGGCTTCGCGGTAGCGATTCAGGGCATTTTCCTGGGCCAGCTGCTTGTTGAAGTAGTATTGCAGGCCGATGGCTACCGCCGCCGTCAGCAGGGTGGCGATCAGAAACAGGCTCAGAACCGTTACGCGCATGCTGAAGCGGAAATTGCCCAGATCAAGGGATCGTTTCATGCGGCCTCCTGTTCCCCTGACGAGCCGCCTGCGGGGAAAAGAGTTGCGATTGTCCGTGAGGCCGGGCCGGTGCCCGACTTTGTCTGACGAAGGTGAAGCGCCATGCTGCTTTCGTCTGGCAGGAATTCTTGCAGAAATTTTTCAAAAAGAAATACCCATGACGAGGATTTTTCTGGCGGTGGCAGGTTGGTATCAAGTTGGCTGGGCGATTGGCTTGAAATACAGGGAGGGTTTTACCCGGCTGAGGGGCTTTAATCTGGACGCTGCTGGCCATGCTTGTGTCCCTGGGGTTGCTTGGCTCGGCGCGAAGGCTGGGAAAATGGGTACTGTATCAATGGCTCGAATTTATTAGCCGCCCTTTCTGTTGCATCAGTATCGTGCTTTTGCTGTTGTTGGATTGGCGTTATCGGCAGAAATCGGAAGGAGGAGGGTAAAGACTGAGCCCTGGCCGGGGGAGCTTTCAATTGTAATCTCACCTTTGTGGTCTTTTACGATGTTGTAGGTTAGGGCCAGACCAAGGCCTAGCCCCTTTCCTGCTTCTTTTGTCGTAAAAAACGGCTCCCAAATCCGATCCAGAATGTTTTGTTCCATACCGTCGCCTGTATCGCGGATGACAATCTGGACGTGCCTGCTGTTTTGCTTGCGGGTGCTTACAAAAATATCTCCCCGACCCTTGATGGCTTGATGTGCGTTGACCAGAAGGTTCATGAAAACCTGGCGCAGAGCCGAGGGGTCCCCTTCGACTCTGGGCAGTTCGGTCAACAGATCCGTGCTGACCTGGATCTGTTGGTATTTATCCTGGTATTTGAGTAGTTCGATGACTTCTTTCAGCGCCAGATTGATATCGACCTTGCGACGCAGGCCATCGGACATGCTGCCAAAACTCAGAAGATGGTCGATAATGCCTTTGCAGCGGTAGGACTCGCGAAGAATGATTTCAAGATAATGAGGAAATTGCTCTAGCTGGGCGAACTCAAGCAATTCTGGTGCTTCACGAAAACGGCGCAGCAGGGCTTCGGCACAGCCGGCAACTGAGGTCAGGGGGTTGTTGATTTCATGAGCGACTCCTGTGGCCAGCATGCCAACACTCGACATTTTTTCGGCCTGAATGAGGTGCATTTCCTGAAGCCGCTTGGTCGACACATCGCGCAGAAAGACCAACGCCCTGTTTTGTTCGCCCATGGAATCCCTGATGGGGGTTGCTGTTACATCGATGTAGCGGGCTCGCTGTTGGCTGTTGTTGAGGTTGATGATCAATGAGGTGTCGACTCGCTCGCCTTGAAGTGCTTTTTCCACGGGGCAGTCTTGCGGACTGCGGTTCTCCTGCAGATGAAAGATGTTGTTGCAGGGTGCTCCTGGAAAAACCTTTTCTGGGAACAATTGGGGACTGATAAGGTTATGGTGTTGGATTCTGGCGTTGTTGTCATAGACAATGATGCCGTCACCAATAGAATCGAAAATTGCCAGCAACTCGTTGGTTTTGTTGCGTAATTCGACTTCCGATTTTTTTCTCTGGGTGATGTCCTGCGTTGAACCGTAGAGTTTCAACACTTTCCCGGCATTGTTGACTGCCGGCTCAACAATGGTGTAGACCCACTTCTGTTCTCCGTCGCTGAATAACAGGCGATGCTCAATCTCGTAAGCTTTTCCATGCTCAATGGTGTTATGCAGACGTTCGATCACCATGTCGTGATCGTCAGGATGAACAACAGCGGCAAACATTTCCTGGGTAACTTGTTCTGGTTTGAGCCGCAGAATACGGAGAAGTTCTGCTGATGCTCTGACTTCCGTTGTTATCGGATCATAGCTCCAGGAGCCGACATGGGTCATGGCCTGAGCTTTCGCCAGATTGTACTCGCTTTCGTATAGGGCCTGTTCCGCGCGTTTTTTTTCGGTGATGTCGATCAGTACCGCATGGATTTCGTCACACGATGAATTGGCCAGGGCTTCAATGCGGACGGATAGAGGGGTGGGAAGAAACGAGGCCAGATCAAGGCGGCAGGTTTTTTTCTCATGGCGGTTGAAGACCGTTTTGATGAAGTGGGAGAATTTCAGTCTGTCTTTGTCGTCAATGAAATGCTCAAAGCGCCGTCCGACCAGTTCATGTCGTGCATGACTCAGCAGATTGGCTCCAGTAACGTTAACAAAATTGATTTCACCATTACGGTTGAAGGTGAAATAACCCACCGGTGCAAAATTGAACAAAAAAGCGTACTGGTCCCGCGTTTTGTTG encodes:
- a CDS encoding PAS domain-containing sensor histidine kinase, yielding MNDQRSDNSENNDLERLNKTRDQYAFLFNFAPVGYFTFNRNGEINFVNVTGANLLSHARHELVGRRFEHFIDDKDRLKFSHFIKTVFNRHEKKTCRLDLASFLPTPLSVRIEALANSSCDEIHAVLIDITEKKRAEQALYESEYNLAKAQAMTHVGSWSYDPITTEVRASAELLRILRLKPEQVTQEMFAAVVHPDDHDMVIERLHNTIEHGKAYEIEHRLLFSDGEQKWVYTIVEPAVNNAGKVLKLYGSTQDITQRKKSEVELRNKTNELLAIFDSIGDGIIVYDNNARIQHHNLISPQLFPEKVFPGAPCNNIFHLQENRSPQDCPVEKALQGERVDTSLIINLNNSQQRARYIDVTATPIRDSMGEQNRALVFLRDVSTKRLQEMHLIQAEKMSSVGMLATGVAHEINNPLTSVAGCAEALLRRFREAPELLEFAQLEQFPHYLEIILRESYRCKGIIDHLLSFGSMSDGLRRKVDINLALKEVIELLKYQDKYQQIQVSTDLLTELPRVEGDPSALRQVFMNLLVNAHQAIKGRGDIFVSTRKQNSRHVQIVIRDTGDGMEQNILDRIWEPFFTTKEAGKGLGLGLALTYNIVKDHKGEITIESSPGQGSVFTLLLPISADNANPTTAKARY